The following proteins come from a genomic window of Coffea arabica cultivar ET-39 chromosome 11c, Coffea Arabica ET-39 HiFi, whole genome shotgun sequence:
- the LOC113716959 gene encoding uncharacterized protein, producing MGAEEEGTVEVRKKDKKKSKKGKKNEVADIHICKGDGGGKDSGKSAEKDMKKSKKGKKNEVSDNKIQEGNGGGKDKVIESCKSDDKECGEGGNIEKKKKEEEKCEVSESSNEGNGRRVRGNDKKKDFEHSRERNDGVDVLEKIEKKKRKREKDKMIGSDEQLKQEELEDAKHGSQLSMNGTCSEAIRGAREGDGVVKVEKKKKKKKLISVHSGALQQGNTSSNETEAQENKDQSGEEAKLEAIDEDCETENVEEQKKKKKKKKKREKKKENDVSAGSGLGILVEESMNGNANSTLNEKSDKDLQNGGKRKRGKAKSVQNGSKDPKAEKSKKKVRFSGTTEVFPPSDDNLVRGKRFSNEEDEIVKQAVFDYIEAHCLGEEGLNMVLNCRSHPEVKNCWKEITTCLPHRPHSAIYCRAQVLFRRDKKRKWTEEEIEMLRESHKMRGNQWKELADELGKHRFHVKDTWRRIRHENLRKGRWSQEEYQILFDLVNTDLRMKYCEEKKSKHGMLRDNIPWAAISDKLSTRPEANCCLKWYNQLTSSMVAEGLWADADDYRLIDALFQLDASCTEDVDWDNLLEHRSGDVCRKRWRQMVLHIGDCRSNSFADQVEVLAKRYCPDLLEAREIWDSKPIVP from the coding sequence ATGGGTGCGGAAGAAGAGGGGACTGTGGAGGTTAGGAAGAAAGACAAGAAGAAGTCTAAGAAAGGGAAGAAGAATGAGGTTGCTGATATCCATATTTGCAAGGGTGATGGTGGAGGCAAAGATTCGGGTAAAAGTGCTGAAAAAGACATGAAAAAGTCtaagaaagggaagaaaaatgagGTTAGTGATAACAAAATTCAAGAGGGTAATGGTGGAGGTAAAGATAAGGTAATTGAGAGTTGTAAAAGTGATGATAAAGAATGTGGCGAAGGTGGAAATattgagaagaagaaaaaagaggaggaaAAATGTGAAGTTAGTGAAAGCAGTAATGAAGGTAATGGTAGGAGGGTGAGAGGAAATGATAAGAAGAAAGATTTTGAGCATAGTAGGGAAAGGAACGATGGTGTGGATGTACTGGAGAAGAtcgaaaagaagaaaagaaagagagagaaggatAAGATGATTGGCTCTGACGAGCAGTTGAAACAGGAAGAACTTGAGGATGCTAAGCATGGAAGTCAGTTGAGCATGAATGGGACATGTTCTGAAGCAATACGAGGGGCTAGAGAGGGGGATGGTGTGGTGAAGgttgaaaagaagaagaaaaagaagaaattaattAGTGTTCATTCTGGTGCTTTGCAGCAGGGAAACACTAGTTCGAACGAAACTGAAGCTCAGGAGAACAAGGATCAAAGTGGAGAAGAAGCTAAACTTGAAGCAATTGATGAAGACTGTGAAACGGAAAATGTTGAGgagcaaaaaaagaagaagaagaagaagaagaagagagagaaaaagaaagaaaatgatgtttcagCTGGTAGTGGGCTTGGTATTCTGGTTGAAGAGTCCATGAATGGCAATGCTAATTCAACCTTGAATGAGAAATCTGACAAAGATTTGCAAAATGGAGGTAAAAGGAAGAGGGGAAAGGCCAAATCAGTGCAAAATGGTTCCAAAGATCCTAAAGCtgagaaaagcaagaaaaaagtAAGGTTTTCAGGCACTACGGAGGTTTTTCCTCCATCTGATGATAACTTAGTTCGGGGTAAACGTTTCTCGAACGAAGAAGATGAGATCGTGAAACAGGCTGTCTTTGACTATATAGAGGCACATTGTTTAGGTGAAGAAGGTTTGAACATGGTCTTGAACTGCAGGTCACACCCTGAAGTTAAGAATTGCTGGAAGGAAATAACAACTTGCTTACCACATCGGCCTCATAGTGCCATCTATTGTCGTGCTCAGGTTCTGTTTCGAAGGGATAAAAAGCGTAAATGGACTGAAGAAGAGATTGAAATGCTCCGTGAGTCCCACAAGATGCGCGGGAACCAATGGAAGGAATTGGCTGACGAACTTGGCAAACATAGGTTTCATGTAAAGGACACTTGGCGCAGAATAAGAcatgaaaatttgagaaaaggACGTTGGTCTCAGGAGGAGTACCAGATTCTATTTGATTTAGTGAACACAGATCTGAGAATGAAGTATTGTGAAGAGAAGAAATCCAAGCATGGCATGTTACGAGATAATATTCCTTGGGCTGCAATTAGTGATAAATTGTCCACGCGACCTGAAGCTAACTGCTGTCTAAAATGGTACAACCAGTTAACATCATCTATGGTGGCTGAAGGTTTATGGGCTGATGCTGATGATTATCGCCTAATTGATGCACTTTTTCAGTTGGATGCCAGCTGCACTGAAGATGTGGATTGGGACAATCTTCTTGAGCACAGGTCTGGAGATGTGTGTCGAAAACGTTGGAGGCAAATGGTTCTTCACATTGGCGACTGTCGAAGCAATTCATTTGCTGATCAAGTTGAAGTACTGGCAAAGCGATATTGTCCAGATCTACTTGAAGCTAGGGAGATCTGGGATAGCAAGCCTATTGTCCCATAG